From a single Triplophysa rosa linkage group LG1, Trosa_1v2, whole genome shotgun sequence genomic region:
- the LOC130561325 gene encoding uncharacterized protein LOC130561325, giving the protein MRNAIDGLLAKHHGSKDLLKKVGAEYAAMVQSACTDPNSLLHPTTKQHISRYIKHLAKKKNTNASLNTSPEKLLETQQLWQRLHSGGETISVPVKTLPPAPFNPPAKSVPEAVPLDKAMLEKMVKDIVEKQQAVQHQQQQQQQIQKTLTRSCLACGQPKSRYLGDGSSVHLFYQAGDVKYFCSKKVFDKYSAEGLTNPRMSFEDFASTPFFQRELEASKQRGAERKRVIEERSKRKSVVEHPTGRLCRFCHQPLKQGPNSPHIHTGFPGVAGKYIYCPAKVFSLYQAQGMTAEMSWRDFQQSPFYEAEKQRWIEDKKK; this is encoded by the coding sequence ATGAGAAATGCCATTGATGGTTTGCTGGCCAAGCACCATGGGAGCAAGGATCTCCTTAAAAAGGTGGGTGCAGAATATGCTGCTATGGTACAGAGTGCCTGCACTGACCCCAACAGCCTTCTACACCCAACCACAAAGCAGCACATAAGCAGGTACATAAAACACCTTGCTAAAAAGAAGAACACAAATGCCTCTCTCAACACCAGCCCAGAAAAGCTTCTTGAGACACAGCAGTTATGGCAGCGTCTTCACTCAGGAGGCGAAACCATTAGTGTTCCAGTGAAAACACTGCCACCTGCCCCATTTAATCCACCAGCAAAGAGCGTTCCTGAGGCTGTCCCCCTGGACAAGGCAATGCTTGAGAAGATGGTAAAGGACATTGTAGAGAAGCAGCAGGCAGTACagcatcaacaacaacaacagcagcagatCCAAAAAACGCTAACTAGATCTTGTTTAGCTTGTGGCCAGCCAAAGTCTCGTTACCTGGGTGATGGCTCCtcagtacatttattttatcagGCTGGTGATGTTAAGTACTTCTGCTCCAAGAAAGTATTTGACAAATACTCAGCAGAAGGCTTGACAAATCCCAGAATGTCTTTTGAAGATTTTGCAAGCACTCCCTTCTTTCAGCGTGAACTGGAGGCCTCAAAACAGAGAGGGGCAGAGAGGAAGAGGGTGATTGAGGAGAGAAGCAAGAGGAAGTCAGTAGTGGAGCATCCTACTGGTCGTCTCTGCAGATTCTGCCACCAGCCACTGAAACAAGGACCGAACAGTCCTCATATTCACACTGGTTTCCCTGGAGTGGCAGGCAAATACATTTACTGTCCTGCTAAAGTGTTTTCCCTGTATCAGGCTCAGGGAATGACTGCAGAAATGTCATGGAGAGACTTTCAGCAGTCTCCATTCTATGAGGCTGAGAAGCAGAGGTGGATAGAGGATAAGAAAAAATGA